The DNA segment TCTTGCACCAGCGCTTCAACCACTGACTGCATAACACCGGCGTCCGGTGTCGCTAGTGTCTCATCATCTAATTCTGTTTCACCCAGCAATGACTGCTCGAGTTGATACTCGGTTTTAATTTCCTGAATATAACGCGAATTGGCCTTGCTGCGCGCAACATAGTACAACAGGTTTTTTAACAGATCGTCAGGCGCGCCACGCTTAATAGCCGCCTCACCTTCATCGATAATATTCTTTATCTGTCGATCAACCTGGCGCAATAGTATTTTTACCGCCACACTGGATTCGATAGAGCCATTAAGGAGGCCTTCCAAGACCGCAATACAAACTTTCCATAAAGGCTGCGAAGGAAAACTTTCCGTCAATTTGACCAGCCGCGCACAAACCTTGGCCAGATAGTTAAGGTTTTTCTTGATATCATTACCGCGAATAAAACCCAGCAATGCAATTTGAAACATTTGTCGAAGTTTATGCGCAATTTCTGCCAGCTCGGCAGTAGAAACCTGCAGTTCTCCGTCAACATGGTTATGTGCGGAAACCATTTGCGGGGCAAATAAAACGGTTTCTGACAGCAGGCTTTCACCGCGCACTGCACGCAGATCATTTAACACCGGCAATAGCGTTGCCGGTAAACCATGGCGGGATTCTTTAACTTTTTCTAAATAAACCGGGAGCTGAGCAATCGCATGCCTTAAGACATCCAAAGCATCATCAATATGACTGCCATGAATTTTGTTCTGCGTTAAGGCCTCGGCAACCCCTTCCATTTCTTCAGCCAATAGTGCAGCGCCAAAAAATTCCACCATTTGCAAGGTGCCATGCACCTGGTGAATATGGGTTAAGCAAAACCGTAGCTTTGTTGAGTCATCGCGATTGGCGATATACGCTTCTAACGCCTGGGCCGCCTGATTTAGAGTTTCCCCTATTTCTCCTGCCACCCACTCCAGCGCGATAAAATCTTGGCGCTCACTCATGCTGTTCCAACCTTTTTAGTTGTTCGACTCATAGCATTCCACTAATTAGTTAGTGAGTCCTCGTTTCACATAGGCCTGGACTTGCTCATCGCCACTACGCTGCATCTGCGAATGTTGCCAACCCACTACTTCACCGGGACCAATCATTAACATTCCGCCGGGCTTTAGGTGTTCTGTTAGTGCATTTAACACTTGCCACTGTCTTTCCCGCCGAAAATAAACCAACACGTTTTGGCAGTAGATAACATCCATTGCCAATTTTGGTGCCTGCTCTATCTCTAACATATTGCCTTGTACAAAATAAATTCTTTGGCGCAAGGCGGGTGTAATTTCAAAGTCACCCTGATTATTTTTTGTAAAATATTTATTCTTTATTGCCAGCGGCAAGCTTTCTATTTTTCGCCCAGAGTAAATACCCCTGCGTGCTAGCGTTAGCGCGGTTTGACTTATATCAGTCGCCATCACACCAAGAAAACTTTTTACCGCCAAGTAATCAATCACTTCACTAGCCAACATCGCCAGCGAGTATGCCTCTTCGCCGGTAGAACAACCTACACTCCATATATCCAGAGGGTAGGTATCTGACTCGGCATTGTCTGCTACACGCTCTAACAGAAAGTCTCTAACTACATCGCAGGCATAATTGTCACGAAAAAAACTGGTCTCTTTAACAGAAATTTTGTCAACCAGCTGCGCCCACTCAACAACACCATCAGGTATTGCGCTGACCTGTTGAAAATATTGCTCATAGTCCTCAGCACCTACCTCGCTCATTCGCTGGCGCAGGCCTTTCTGTAAAATGGACTTATGCTGCATAAAACAAATGCCCGTGCGTTCCTCTAATAGAGACTGCCAACGAGCATATTGTTCATCACTAAGTTCCGGCGCTGCCTTATAAGACCATGTCGACATTGCCGATAACTCTTCAAGTCTTTAACTTTTAAAAAAATCTAACAATCTACTCGCCAGAAGCCATAGCCAATTCTGGCTCTTCTTGCTCGTAAACGTCTTCTTCGTCTTCAACATCAACTACCAGCTCAGCTTCTTCTGGTAGCTTGAAGCCCGCAACCGACTCACGTAATTCGTTCGCCATATCAGCAAGGTTACCGATAGATTGTGCGGTTGCTGTTGTACCGGACGATGTCTGCGAGGTAATTTCCTGGATAACATTCATCGTGTTGGAAATGTGACCCGCTGATGATGCCTGCTGGCGTGCAGCGTTCGAGATGTTCTGGATCAATTCCGCCAGTTCCTGCGATACTTTTTCGATCTCTTCCAGCGCTGTACCTGCATCCTGTGCCAAGCGAGCACCACGTACCACCTCCGCGGTGGTTTGTTCCATCGAGATAACTGCTTCGTTAGTATCTGATTGAATCGTTTTAACCAGTGCTTCAATCTGCTTGGTCGCAGCTGAAGAACGTTCCGCAAGTCGCTGTACCTCATCCGCAACAACCGCGAAGCCTCGACCGGCGTCACCCGCCATCGATGCCTGGATGGCCGCGTTAAGTGCAAGAATGTTGGTTTGGTCGGCGATGTCGTTGATCAACGATACGATATCCCCGATTTCCTGTGATGATTCACCCAGACGTTTGATACGTTTTGAGGTTTCCTGTATCTGCTCACGGATATTATCCATGCCGTTGATGGTGTTCTGTACCACTTCAGCACCGGTGTTTGCGATCGCAACCGATCGCTCCGCAACGCCCGCTGATTCGGCAGCGTTTGAAGATACCTGATCGATGGTTACCGCCATCTCGTTAACCGCCGCCGATGCACCGGCAATTTCTTGCGCCTGGTGTTCGGAAGCTTCGGCAAGGTGTAGTGCAGTAGACTGCGATTCCTGTGCCGCCGCGGATACTTTCACCGCCGTATCGTTTATCTGCGATACCAGGATTCTCAATTGGTCAATGGTGAAGTTAATAGAGTCAGCAATTGCACCGGTGAAATCCTCGGTTACTGTTGCAGTCGTTGTTAAGTCACCGTCCGCGAGATCCGCCAGCTCGTCCAGTAAACGCAAGATCGCGTTTTGGTTTCGCTCATTCATCTCACCGGTTTCACGTAAACGGAACTGGGTGTTGCGGAATGTTTGGATACCAATCATGGCCAAGGAGAATAAGGTCACCCCCAAAAAGATCAGGGCGGTGGTGCCGGTAATATTTCGTTTGCTTTCCAACGTAGTGATTTCTTCCGCCAGCTTACTGGTGGATTCCATTACCTGCGGTGAATCAACAACAATTTCGTCTGCCGCCGTACGGGCTTTAAGAAGATCCGGAGAAGCCTGGAAGATTTCATCAACCGAGCCACTTACGAATTCAAACAGTTTGTTAATTTCTTCAAGCGAAGCCTTTGCGTCTTTATCCGTCACTCGGGATATGCGCATCGCTTTGTTACCTTGCAACATACCGTTTAGTACCGATCCGAATAAACTCGCATCGAGGTTAAACTGGTCCGCCGCGTCTTTTGCAGCTGCGCCACCCTGAAGCATGTTATCCACGTTACGTGCAATACGTTCCGCCAGCCAGGATTGACGCTGTGCAACCGCCACCTGTTCCGCCGGTGCACGGTTTTCTAAAAGAATCTCCACAACGTTGTTATATTCCGCCTGTAATTCCGGGATCGAATCATTTAGCGTTTTCGCAACTTCGTGCAAGAACAAAATCCTTTCACGGTTATCAACGATGGTAGAGGATGCGGTGTTTACCTTATTCCATAAACCGCCTAACTCAGACAGCTCACTCGACAACATGCTTTGCGGTGACGGCAACGAAGAAGTGCCGTTCTGCAAAATGCCGATGGTCTGGTTAAACTTATTCCGGGATTTTGACAACTCGTCAAAGGCCGCCGCATCACCGCCGGTGGCTTGACGAGAGCTGGTCGATATCTGCTGCGAGAGTACTCGCAGTTCACCGGTTAGCTCCAGATAGCGCGCATCAAAGCCCGCATCTCGCAACACGATATACGCGTTGAAACCGGCGCCGATAATACCGGCTACCATCAAAAAGAGGAAAAAGCTTATAGCTCGGTTGGTGGGCAGCTTTGCTGCTGCACCTGCTGTTTTAGCGTTCATGCCCGGGGCTCCCCGCTGCTAGTTAAGGTTAACTACAACTGTTACACATCGTTTAAAATTTAAAGCCGCAACTTACGTTGCCGCCGCGTTAAAAAATTCTGCATTTTGCGCCAACTTGTATGGGCTAAATACAGACCAAACCTGGTTGTTATGTTCATAGGATCCAGCCAGAAAGGGTTTTAATGGATCTAACATTTCTGGAATATCTTCACGAAATGAATCAGTGGGAATATGCTGCATCCCAAAGACCTCGCTAACAATCAAGCCGGTATAGAGGTCACCCAGTTCGAGCGCCAATACCCGGCGGCTTTTGCGGGCACCGAGGGCGCCGCCAAAGAAACTTTCAAGATCAATTAAAGGAAGCAGACGACCACGAACGTTGGATACGCCTCGCACCCAGGCCTGTACGCCCGGCAGACGAGTGGCAGGGGGCTGGGCCAGAATTTCTGCCACTTCACCCATGGGCGCCACAAAATGATGGCCCGCCAACTTAAAACCAATGCCCGACCAATGGGGCTTGATATCCACCTGCGCAGGCAAACCTTGTGCATTACCGATACTGCGCTGGGCAATATCCAGTAAGAGGTCAAAAGGTTCTGCTGGGTTACTCATAAGACTTACTCATCATAAGTTCTTGTTAAAATCGTGTATTGCCGATGCTGTCGCCGCTAACTCAGGGCAGCACATCGGAAATGGCGCTCATTAAGGTGCCATCATCTACCGGCTTGGTCAGGTAGCCTTTAGCGCCCTGACGCTTACCCCACAAGCGGTCAGTCTCCTGATCCTTGGTGGTCACAATAATGACCGGGATATGGCTGGTAGTATCGTGCTTGCTCAGTTGGCGAGTGGCCTGGAAGCCATTTAGCCCTGGCATAACGATGTCCATAAGTACTACATCGGGCAAAGTCTCTTTAGCTTTAGCCACACCTTCTTCACCGCTTTCGGCAGTGATCACTTCATGACCATGTTTATCTAAAATAGTAGACATTTTGTGGGTTTCTGTCGGCGAATCGTCAACGATTAACACTCGAGCCATATTTCCTCCGCGTCACAACGGTGCTCGGCACCTGTTATTGTTATGCTTAATGTATTTAAAGGGCCTGGGCTATCGCCTGCGGGCGCCTTATCGGAAAACTACTGGGTTTCACCCACATGGGACTGAATCGCCCCTAATAATTCGTTTTTGCTGAAAGGTTTGGTCAAATATTCATCAGACCCCACAATTCGACCTTTGGCCTTATCAAACAGGCCATCTTTGCTCGACAGCATAATCACTGGCGTGTCTTTGAATTCACTGTTGTTTTTGATCAGCGCACAGGTTTGGTAACCATCCAGACGCGGCATCATAATATCGACAAAGATAATATTGGGTCGGGTATCCGCAATTTTTGCCAGGGCATCGAAGCCATCGGTGGCGGTGACGACATCACAGCCGACCTTTTTCAGCAGCGTTTCTGCTGTGCGGCGGATAGTCTTACTATCATCAATCACCATGACTTTTAGATCTTCAAAATTTCCTTCCATACCGTAGGGCCTTATTATCTGGAGCGTTTATTCTAGCTAATGCTAGTGCGGCAAGTACCACGATCAAAAACTTAGCGATTGCCTATAAAGATTTAACCTATAAATATTTAACATAGTTTCAAGCTTTTATCCATAAGTGCAAGATAAATATAATAAAACTACTATTCAGGCATTCTTTGGCAAGCCTTGATTTGTCTGCCAGAGCAACGTAACGTAATGCCCGTTGTCGAACCGGGTCGCACTAACACTCTTATTTCGGCAGACAATGTATCAGTATAGAAGCGGTTCACGATATCGCCCACTCTGAGAAGTGAGAAACCGCTAGCATTTATCGATAAGTTTTAGCTGCAACAGTATATTTCGGTCAAAACCTGCAAATCATGAGTAAATCTATGAAAATTCGTCTCGGCGTTGTAATGGACCCCATTGAATCCATCAATATCAAGAAAGACACCACCATGGCCATGCTGTGGGCCGCCAGTGACCGAGGTTGGTCGATTAGCTATATGCGCCAGCAAGACCTCTATCAGGCCGGGGGCGAACCCAGGGCCAAAACACGACCTTTGCAAGTGTTCCGCGACCCTAAGGACTTTTATAAGCTGGGAGACGTTGAGGATATTAACCTTGGCGACCTTGATGTCATCCTGATGCGCAAAGACCCCCCTTTCGATAATGAGTTTGTCTACAGCACCTATATCCTTGAGGCCGCAGAGCGCCTTGGAGCCCTGATTGTTAACAAGCCCCAGAGCCTGAGGGACTGCAATGAGAAGATGTTCGCCACACAATTCCCCGAGTGCTGCCCGCCTCTGGTGGTGAGTCGTGACGAGCAGACCCTCCGCGACTTCCACCAAGAGCACGGTGATGTGATTTTTAAGCCCCTGGATGGCATGGGTGGCGCGTCCATTTTTCGGGTGAAGCAAGACGACCCCAATTTAGGCGTTATTCTGGAGACACTGACCGACTTTGGCGCCAATACCATTATGGCGCAGAAATACCTGCCAGAGATTGTCGATGGTGATAAACGCATCCTGCTGGTCGATGGTGAACCAGTAGATTACTGCCTGGCCAGAATACCCTCCCAAGGTGAGACCCGGGGCAATCTGGCCGCCGGTGGCACTGGCCGCGCGCAACCGTTAACAGAACGAGATCGCTGGATTGCGAACCAGATCGGCCCTATAGCCCGTGAAAAAGGGCTATTATTTGTTGGCCTTGATGTGATCGGCGAGCACCTGACAGAAATCAATGTCACCAGCCCGACCTGCGTCAGAGAAATTGATGATCAATTTGGAACGGATATCGCCTCCACCTTGATGGATGCGATTGAGGGCAAGTTGAATAACAATGGCTAAACTAACCCGTAGGGTGGATTATAATCCACCAGACAATAAGACCGGAGAGTGGTGGATTACAACCCACCCTACAAAAATATAGGATTACCACCGCAATGGGAGCCGCCGCCAATAGCTTACCGGACTTTCCGGCATTCGGGGATGTGGAGATCAACCACGACCGTCTAGGCTTTGCCTTTTGTCTGGCCTTGGCTATCCATGCTGCCTTTATCCTCGGTGTTAGCTTTACCCGTGAGAAGCCCGCCGTAGCCCCACCGAAATTAGAAATCACTCTGGCTCAACACCGCAGTAAAACCGCCCCTGAAGAGGCTGACTATCTGGCCCAAAGCAACCAGCAAGGCAGCGGCACACTGGATGAAAAAGCCATGCTAACCACTCAGGAATTGTCCGATTTCCAGGACACCGCCATTCGTGAAGTCGCTCAGCAACAGCAGCAAAGCCAAAGTGAGCGCCAACTAGCAGCCAATACTCAAATCACCACCACAGCCTCTAGCAACAGCAAAGCCAACCGTCAGCAGCAACAGGAAAAGACCGAGCAGGCCAACCAG comes from the Oceanicoccus sagamiensis genome and includes:
- a CDS encoding CheR family methyltransferase produces the protein MSTWSYKAAPELSDEQYARWQSLLEERTGICFMQHKSILQKGLRQRMSEVGAEDYEQYFQQVSAIPDGVVEWAQLVDKISVKETSFFRDNYACDVVRDFLLERVADNAESDTYPLDIWSVGCSTGEEAYSLAMLASEVIDYLAVKSFLGVMATDISQTALTLARRGIYSGRKIESLPLAIKNKYFTKNNQGDFEITPALRQRIYFVQGNMLEIEQAPKLAMDVIYCQNVLVYFRRERQWQVLNALTEHLKPGGMLMIGPGEVVGWQHSQMQRSGDEQVQAYVKRGLTN
- a CDS encoding methyl-accepting chemotaxis protein; its protein translation is MNAKTAGAAAKLPTNRAISFFLFLMVAGIIGAGFNAYIVLRDAGFDARYLELTGELRVLSQQISTSSRQATGGDAAAFDELSKSRNKFNQTIGILQNGTSSLPSPQSMLSSELSELGGLWNKVNTASSTIVDNRERILFLHEVAKTLNDSIPELQAEYNNVVEILLENRAPAEQVAVAQRQSWLAERIARNVDNMLQGGAAAKDAADQFNLDASLFGSVLNGMLQGNKAMRISRVTDKDAKASLEEINKLFEFVSGSVDEIFQASPDLLKARTAADEIVVDSPQVMESTSKLAEEITTLESKRNITGTTALIFLGVTLFSLAMIGIQTFRNTQFRLRETGEMNERNQNAILRLLDELADLADGDLTTTATVTEDFTGAIADSINFTIDQLRILVSQINDTAVKVSAAAQESQSTALHLAEASEHQAQEIAGASAAVNEMAVTIDQVSSNAAESAGVAERSVAIANTGAEVVQNTINGMDNIREQIQETSKRIKRLGESSQEIGDIVSLINDIADQTNILALNAAIQASMAGDAGRGFAVVADEVQRLAERSSAATKQIEALVKTIQSDTNEAVISMEQTTAEVVRGARLAQDAGTALEEIEKVSQELAELIQNISNAARQQASSAGHISNTMNVIQEITSQTSSGTTATAQSIGNLADMANELRESVAGFKLPEEAELVVDVEDEEDVYEQEEPELAMASGE
- a CDS encoding chemotaxis protein CheW, coding for MSNPAEPFDLLLDIAQRSIGNAQGLPAQVDIKPHWSGIGFKLAGHHFVAPMGEVAEILAQPPATRLPGVQAWVRGVSNVRGRLLPLIDLESFFGGALGARKSRRVLALELGDLYTGLIVSEVFGMQHIPTDSFREDIPEMLDPLKPFLAGSYEHNNQVWSVFSPYKLAQNAEFFNAAAT
- the pilH gene encoding twitching motility response regulator PilH, whose protein sequence is MARVLIVDDSPTETHKMSTILDKHGHEVITAESGEEGVAKAKETLPDVVLMDIVMPGLNGFQATRQLSKHDTTSHIPVIIVTTKDQETDRLWGKRQGAKGYLTKPVDDGTLMSAISDVLP
- the pilG gene encoding twitching motility response regulator PilG, which gives rise to MEGNFEDLKVMVIDDSKTIRRTAETLLKKVGCDVVTATDGFDALAKIADTRPNIIFVDIMMPRLDGYQTCALIKNNSEFKDTPVIMLSSKDGLFDKAKGRIVGSDEYLTKPFSKNELLGAIQSHVGETQ
- the gshB gene encoding glutathione synthase → MKIRLGVVMDPIESINIKKDTTMAMLWAASDRGWSISYMRQQDLYQAGGEPRAKTRPLQVFRDPKDFYKLGDVEDINLGDLDVILMRKDPPFDNEFVYSTYILEAAERLGALIVNKPQSLRDCNEKMFATQFPECCPPLVVSRDEQTLRDFHQEHGDVIFKPLDGMGGASIFRVKQDDPNLGVILETLTDFGANTIMAQKYLPEIVDGDKRILLVDGEPVDYCLARIPSQGETRGNLAAGGTGRAQPLTERDRWIANQIGPIAREKGLLFVGLDVIGEHLTEINVTSPTCVREIDDQFGTDIASTLMDAIEGKLNNNG
- a CDS encoding energy transducer TonB, with the translated sequence MGAAANSLPDFPAFGDVEINHDRLGFAFCLALAIHAAFILGVSFTREKPAVAPPKLEITLAQHRSKTAPEEADYLAQSNQQGSGTLDEKAMLTTQELSDFQDTAIREVAQQQQQSQSERQLAANTQITTTASSNSKANRQQQQEKTEQANQQQADNMTVVQRSMEIASLEAKLDIQRQAYAKRPRVRRLTSVATKQSDDALYLHNWRTKVEAIGNQHYPSKAKQQQLFGKLRMVVSILPNGDIYQVKILQSSGHKILDQAALKIVHLAAPYDPFPQTMQRKVDVLEIIRTWRFHKDRLSSST